The Paenibacillus beijingensis nucleotide sequence TCAGTATTGCAAGGCTAATCTCCGACCATTCGCTGGCAATACTTGCCCCTCGATTTGTGAATACAACATCGTTATGCAAAAGACTTAGTATTTATAAAACACTGAAGAAAAGGGCTGAATCAATGGAGTCTTCTCATGAGATTGAAATTCAAAGATCTATCATTGATTATGAAAGCGAGGAATATAATCCATTCGTTATAACTTTCTATTATAACAACAAAGATATATTATATGGTTTTGTAGCGAGAGGCGAAACTGGATTTACTCAGTATGGTCTCGATATAGTTGCGGCAGGTGTCTCGTCTTTAGTCATAAATACAATACACTCTATACAACACTTAACTAACGATCAAGTAGAATCGGAAGTGAAGCGTAATTTTACAAAATGCATTTTACCTAAACTTCAGGATAATAATGGGAGCCGAGAATCAATTGTATTATTAAAGTCTCTTAAGATAGGAATACATAGTATACAAAACACTTACGGACAAAAATA carries:
- a CDS encoding ribosomal-processing cysteine protease Prp; translated protein: MESSHEIEIQRSIIDYESEEYNPFVITFYYNNKDILYGFVARGETGFTQYGLDIVAAGVSSLVINTIHSIQHLTNDQVESEVKRNFTKCILPKLQDNNGSRESIVLLKSLKIGIHSIQNTYGQKYITIEEIKEERKTLVQRLFVR